A stretch of Longimicrobium terrae DNA encodes these proteins:
- a CDS encoding MBL fold metallo-hydrolase yields MATVHLLGTGAGFSGPERTTTMLAFESDGRSVVVDCGGDVVQRLLVSGVDLGGIEAMIVTHEHPDHVSGFALFIEKIWLSGRRDPLPVIGIRPAIDQARRVWEAFRTESWDVPEIQWREVAHEAGAEVLVNERWRITCAPGVHGAPVVGLRVKDVRGGGVCAYSCDTAMCEPITEMSRGAGLLVHEATGTELGGHTTREQAAQVAVQAGAGRLVLVHLPPAMTDELLDEARAIFPATEFGVDGARYDF; encoded by the coding sequence ATGGCGACGGTTCACCTTCTGGGCACGGGGGCCGGGTTCAGCGGCCCGGAACGCACCACCACCATGCTCGCGTTCGAGAGCGACGGACGCTCCGTGGTGGTGGACTGCGGGGGCGACGTGGTGCAGCGCCTGCTGGTTTCAGGCGTGGACCTGGGCGGCATCGAGGCGATGATCGTGACGCACGAGCACCCGGACCACGTGTCGGGATTCGCGCTGTTCATCGAAAAAATCTGGCTGTCCGGCCGCCGCGATCCGCTGCCCGTCATCGGCATCCGCCCGGCGATCGACCAGGCGCGGCGCGTGTGGGAGGCGTTCCGCACGGAATCGTGGGACGTGCCGGAGATCCAGTGGCGCGAGGTGGCGCACGAGGCCGGCGCCGAGGTGCTGGTGAACGAGCGGTGGCGGATCACGTGCGCACCCGGCGTCCACGGCGCGCCTGTCGTGGGGCTGCGCGTGAAGGACGTGCGCGGCGGCGGCGTCTGCGCGTACTCGTGCGATACAGCCATGTGCGAACCGATCACGGAGATGTCGCGCGGCGCGGGACTGCTGGTGCACGAGGCGACTGGAACGGAACTGGGCGGGCACACCACGCGCGAACAGGCGGCGCAGGTGGCCGTCCAGGCGGGCGCGGGGCGGCTGGTACTGGTGCACCTTCCGCCGGCGATGACGGATGAGCTACTCGACGAGGCGCGGGCCATCTTTCCCGCCACCGAGTTCGGCGTGGACGGGGCGCGATATGACTTCTGA
- a CDS encoding sigma-54-dependent transcriptional regulator: protein MKVLLLDADRSLGRTIEPELDDAELTAASSLSDGLRLIASGSWDLILLDADFSGAGMEILGRLHREGGMAPVVLLSSAPTMDLAMEAIRQGAHDVLPKPLPRGRVREILLGIEEIKRLRPLPEAAPAEGTIVGASSHMMGVFKSIARAATSDATVLVLGESGTGKEMVARVLHSRSRRAKGPFVAINCAAIPENLLESELFGHEKGAFTGAIGRRIGRFERATNGTLFLDEIGDMSMALQSKILRAIQEREVERVGGGNPVSIDVRIVAATNRDLQQAVRDGRFREDLFYRLAVVTVMLPPLRERGVDLDLLSLHYFAHYAREHGRPIRAVAEEVFNVLHRHPWPGNVRQLRNAAERAVVMADGEILLPQHLPADILNPPEAAGSAPAAGGQGEPPLVTLEEMERRMIRRALRETGSNVTVAAERLGIHRNTLRRKIQEYGLGPGTG from the coding sequence TTGAAGGTCCTTCTTCTCGACGCAGACCGCAGTCTCGGTCGAACGATCGAACCGGAACTGGATGACGCGGAGCTCACTGCCGCGTCGTCGCTTTCGGATGGGTTGCGGCTGATTGCGTCGGGAAGCTGGGACCTGATTCTGCTGGACGCGGACTTCAGCGGGGCGGGGATGGAGATCCTGGGCCGGCTGCACCGCGAAGGGGGAATGGCGCCCGTCGTTCTCCTGTCCTCGGCGCCCACGATGGACCTGGCCATGGAGGCCATCCGCCAGGGCGCGCACGACGTGCTTCCCAAGCCGCTCCCGCGCGGCCGCGTGCGCGAGATCCTGCTGGGGATCGAGGAAATCAAGCGGCTTCGCCCCCTGCCCGAGGCCGCGCCGGCGGAGGGAACCATCGTGGGCGCCAGCTCGCACATGATGGGCGTCTTCAAGTCCATCGCGCGGGCGGCCACCAGCGACGCCACCGTGCTGGTGCTGGGGGAAAGCGGCACCGGCAAGGAGATGGTCGCCCGGGTGCTGCACTCCCGCTCGCGCCGCGCCAAGGGCCCGTTCGTGGCCATCAACTGCGCCGCCATTCCCGAAAACCTGCTGGAGTCCGAGCTGTTCGGCCACGAAAAGGGCGCCTTTACCGGCGCCATCGGCCGGCGCATCGGGCGCTTTGAGCGCGCCACCAACGGTACGCTCTTTCTGGATGAAATCGGCGACATGTCGATGGCGCTGCAGAGCAAGATCCTGCGCGCCATCCAGGAGCGCGAGGTGGAGCGGGTGGGCGGCGGCAACCCCGTGTCCATCGACGTCCGCATCGTGGCGGCCACCAACCGCGACCTGCAGCAGGCGGTGCGCGACGGGCGCTTTCGCGAGGACCTGTTCTACCGCCTGGCCGTGGTGACGGTGATGCTGCCGCCGCTGCGCGAGCGCGGGGTGGACCTGGACCTTCTTTCGCTGCACTACTTTGCCCACTACGCCCGCGAGCACGGCCGGCCCATCCGCGCCGTGGCGGAAGAAGTGTTCAACGTGCTGCACCGGCACCCCTGGCCGGGAAACGTGCGGCAGCTGCGCAACGCGGCCGAGCGCGCCGTGGTGATGGCGGATGGCGAAATCCTTTTGCCGCAGCACCTTCCGGCCGACATCCTGAACCCGCCGGAGGCGGCGGGGAGCGCCCCGGCCGCGGGCGGGCAGGGCGAGCCGCCGCTGGTGACGCTGGAAGAGATGGAACGTCGGATGATCCGGCGCGCGCTGCGGGAGACGGGGAGCAACGTGACGGTGGCGGCCGAGCGCCTGGGCATTCACCGCAACACGCTGCGCCGAAAGATCCAGGAATACGGGCTGGGCCCCGGCACGGGGTAG
- a CDS encoding BamA/TamA family outer membrane protein: protein MLRFRTAFALRLAAAALAVLAPRAGAAQADACPDGAISEIFIDPSDVFEVGSPDLDPRFNWAYRTANRLHPRTNEGVIRAELLVREGQCYDPARLADSERTLRSMSFIAEADVFGVRQPDGSWHVVVKTRDEWSTRLEPQVNGDEGVGLTGVEFREDNLWGSGNYISAFAKESQGERVYGGVAGTRQLLWTPWDAEIALARTPVGHSYSQRLAYPFRGETGRWAFREQVEGGERNFLFFVPQEGGGLRRTYFEERRRAFDVGAVYRVGPRGSLTLFGVALAGDWTEYPDGTLSADGDGSNPMPLPGDGSGSVTGLDTVSSVRVVLLAGQRNVRFVRRRSLDAVHGSEDVRLGVEIEAGVGRSLPSFSTDDDLSVTAGLATSAYLTPQMLAGVRATAEARRLYGAESGEEWRNLFGQFDAWAYYRRSEESRHTWVAAATVVGGWRTRVPFQLTLGNRTGVRGLPAHAYPGERRAVGTLEHRMYLGWPYPRLFDIGSAAFVDVGRVWEGGDPFSRTSPVVVTAGAGLRFAFPPGSRRTYRLDFAYPVSGATDRRGVQVIFGVGQAVGRTANEDAQLRRSSRRALSASLFSFPD from the coding sequence GTGCTCCGCTTTCGCACCGCCTTCGCACTCCGGCTTGCGGCCGCCGCGCTGGCCGTGCTCGCCCCCCGGGCGGGCGCGGCGCAGGCGGACGCGTGCCCGGACGGCGCGATTTCCGAAATCTTCATCGACCCCTCCGACGTGTTCGAGGTGGGGAGTCCGGACCTGGACCCCCGCTTCAACTGGGCGTACCGCACGGCCAACCGGCTGCATCCCCGCACCAACGAGGGGGTGATCCGCGCGGAACTGCTGGTGCGCGAGGGGCAGTGCTACGATCCCGCCCGGCTGGCGGACTCGGAGCGCACGCTGCGCAGCATGTCGTTCATCGCCGAGGCCGACGTGTTCGGGGTGCGGCAGCCGGACGGCAGCTGGCACGTGGTCGTAAAGACGCGCGACGAGTGGAGCACCCGCCTGGAGCCGCAGGTGAACGGCGACGAGGGCGTGGGCCTTACCGGGGTGGAGTTTCGCGAAGACAACCTGTGGGGGAGCGGAAACTACATCTCCGCCTTCGCCAAGGAGTCGCAGGGCGAGCGCGTGTACGGCGGCGTGGCGGGAACGCGGCAGCTGCTGTGGACACCGTGGGACGCGGAAATCGCGCTGGCCCGCACCCCCGTGGGGCACTCGTACTCGCAGCGGCTGGCCTACCCGTTCCGCGGGGAGACCGGGCGCTGGGCGTTTCGCGAGCAGGTGGAGGGAGGCGAGCGCAACTTTCTCTTCTTCGTCCCGCAGGAGGGCGGCGGGCTGCGGCGGACGTACTTCGAGGAGCGGCGGCGCGCGTTCGACGTGGGCGCCGTTTATCGCGTAGGCCCGCGCGGAAGCCTGACGCTGTTCGGCGTGGCGCTGGCGGGCGACTGGACGGAGTACCCGGACGGAACCCTGTCCGCGGACGGCGACGGGTCCAATCCCATGCCCCTGCCGGGAGACGGTTCCGGCTCGGTGACGGGGCTGGACACGGTGTCCAGCGTGCGCGTCGTGCTCCTGGCCGGGCAGCGCAACGTGCGCTTCGTGCGGCGCCGCTCGCTGGACGCGGTGCACGGGTCGGAGGACGTGCGGCTGGGCGTGGAGATCGAGGCCGGCGTGGGGCGCAGCCTTCCATCGTTTTCCACGGATGACGACCTGTCCGTGACCGCGGGGCTGGCCACCTCCGCGTACCTCACGCCGCAGATGCTGGCCGGGGTGCGCGCGACGGCGGAGGCGCGGCGGCTGTACGGCGCGGAGTCGGGGGAAGAGTGGCGCAACCTGTTCGGCCAGTTCGATGCTTGGGCCTACTACCGCCGGTCCGAGGAGTCGCGGCACACCTGGGTGGCGGCGGCCACCGTGGTGGGCGGGTGGCGCACGCGCGTTCCGTTTCAGTTGACGCTGGGCAACCGCACGGGCGTGCGCGGGCTGCCGGCGCACGCCTATCCCGGCGAGCGGCGCGCGGTGGGCACGCTGGAGCACCGCATGTACCTGGGATGGCCGTATCCGCGGCTGTTCGACATCGGATCGGCGGCGTTCGTGGACGTGGGCCGCGTGTGGGAGGGCGGCGACCCGTTCAGCCGCACCTCGCCCGTCGTGGTGACGGCGGGCGCGGGGCTGCGCTTCGCCTTCCCTCCGGGGTCGCGGCGCACGTACCGGCTGGACTTCGCCTATCCCGTCAGCGGGGCTACGGACCGGCGCGGCGTGCAGGTCATCTTCGGCGTGGGCCAGGCCGTCGGCAGAACGGCGAACG
- a CDS encoding tetratricopeptide repeat protein encodes MDRSDATVAELLALVPEMDEFETFRLRVIGAAVPDPGRAWDSSSSYATVDKRLVSPDDVERSIREAEESLRQYVSTLYDGLRPVFRAFYEGRRDEAAQRLVSLGEQMEAMGRLKGARQCYRAALTLTLPLQDKAAQILALRRIARASLALGDFTDAAQHYERTAQLARDAGDLRGEVVARTGLANVLVWQGGWAEAEGRYRDALALAERGGTQLAQEVVPLLYNLGMLATRLERPDEAEEWLGRALERALEDGSAVDVASCWINLAQLRERQGRFADAYQAYDRARALPVPPAFLSAIASDLAELCIRDGHVSRAQEWGRVAEEHAIASGSVYILGRMYQGRGNIARAQGDEDGFTFFEKALEIARDKGYPVLEAETLADYADLRRQSGGAEEAVAYLERARELFAELGAMQDVARMDRALGEARAELPAAAD; translated from the coding sequence GTGGACCGCTCTGATGCAACTGTCGCGGAACTGCTTGCGCTCGTCCCCGAAATGGACGAGTTCGAAACGTTCCGTCTGCGTGTGATCGGCGCGGCCGTTCCGGACCCGGGACGGGCCTGGGACAGCTCCAGTTCGTACGCCACGGTCGACAAGCGGCTGGTGTCGCCGGACGACGTGGAGCGCTCCATCCGCGAGGCCGAAGAAAGCCTGCGCCAGTACGTCAGCACGCTCTACGACGGGCTGCGCCCCGTGTTCCGCGCCTTTTACGAGGGGCGGCGCGACGAGGCGGCGCAACGGCTGGTGTCGCTGGGCGAGCAGATGGAGGCCATGGGCCGGCTGAAGGGCGCCCGCCAGTGCTACCGCGCCGCGCTGACGCTGACGCTGCCGCTGCAGGACAAGGCGGCGCAGATCCTGGCGCTGCGCCGCATTGCCCGCGCTTCCCTGGCGCTGGGCGACTTTACGGACGCGGCGCAGCACTACGAGCGCACGGCGCAGCTGGCGCGCGACGCCGGCGACCTGCGCGGCGAGGTGGTGGCCCGCACCGGACTGGCCAACGTGCTGGTGTGGCAGGGCGGATGGGCCGAGGCGGAAGGCCGCTACCGCGACGCCCTGGCCCTGGCGGAGCGGGGCGGGACGCAGCTGGCGCAGGAGGTGGTGCCGCTGCTGTACAACCTGGGCATGCTGGCCACCCGGCTGGAGCGTCCGGACGAGGCCGAGGAGTGGCTGGGCCGGGCGCTGGAGCGGGCTCTGGAAGACGGCTCCGCAGTGGACGTGGCGAGCTGCTGGATCAACCTGGCGCAGCTCCGCGAGCGGCAGGGCCGCTTTGCCGATGCGTACCAGGCGTACGACCGGGCGCGGGCGCTGCCGGTGCCCCCCGCTTTTCTATCGGCCATCGCCAGCGACCTGGCGGAGCTGTGCATCCGCGACGGGCACGTGTCGCGGGCGCAGGAGTGGGGGCGGGTGGCCGAGGAGCACGCCATCGCTTCGGGAAGCGTCTACATCCTGGGGCGCATGTACCAGGGGCGCGGCAACATCGCCCGGGCGCAGGGCGACGAGGACGGCTTCACCTTCTTTGAAAAGGCGCTGGAGATCGCCCGCGACAAGGGGTATCCCGTGCTGGAGGCCGAGACGCTGGCGGACTACGCCGACCTGCGCCGCCAGAGCGGCGGGGCCGAGGAGGCGGTGGCGTACCTGGAGCGCGCCCGCGAGCTGTTCGCGGAACTGGGGGCCATGCAGGACGTGGCGCGCATGGACCGCGCGCTGGGCGAGGCCCGCGCCGAGCTCCCGGCCGCGGCGGACTGA
- a CDS encoding sigma 54-interacting transcriptional regulator, protein MAEAVLITTDDLEPAVRLRAAFEAQQLRVELLAPGESLSDALAEPVLVVITGGLRERRARALITAARERGRLPVIGLTEPTEPTGRDICRQLGLSECFPKPIEADEVALVGKRLVQREELREITGIVGDTEAMEEVLERIVQIAPVNSTALILGESGTGKELVARGIHALSPRRHRPFIAVNVAALPDTLLESELFGHEKGSFTGATDRRKGFFELANGGTIFLDELGEMPAGTQTKLLRVLEEREFRRVGGEESIRVDVRVVAATNRDLRDQVQLGHFRRDLYHRLNVLRIDLPPLRARREDIQRLIDRFIQQFSAEHDRSFVGIDPQALQILIDYDWPGNVRELRNLVESMVVLAPGRVIRPEDIPADVRYRRRDSLLPVPVTPQPQVSSGAAQLNSGASQLNGGGSFLPAAPSPEMEFILRTLFDLRVDMEDLRREFEVYRSRQHEGGSIPSGPLPFGGYQPIPIGLPVAVETVPHEPEPPPREEGTIVFRPGMTITQMEREAITAALLHSRGNRRRAAEMLGMGERTLYRKLKEYGIEE, encoded by the coding sequence GTGGCGGAAGCCGTACTCATCACCACCGACGACCTGGAGCCCGCGGTCCGTCTGCGGGCCGCGTTCGAGGCGCAGCAGCTTCGCGTGGAGCTGCTGGCCCCGGGCGAGAGCCTGTCCGACGCGCTCGCCGAGCCGGTGCTGGTGGTGATCACCGGCGGGCTGCGGGAGCGGCGCGCCCGTGCGCTCATCACCGCGGCGCGCGAGCGGGGGCGGCTGCCGGTCATCGGTCTCACCGAGCCGACGGAGCCCACGGGGCGCGACATCTGCCGCCAGCTGGGGCTCAGCGAGTGCTTTCCCAAGCCGATCGAGGCGGATGAGGTCGCGCTTGTCGGAAAACGGCTGGTGCAGCGCGAGGAACTGCGGGAAATCACCGGCATCGTCGGCGACACCGAGGCGATGGAAGAGGTGCTGGAGCGCATCGTTCAGATTGCTCCGGTCAACTCCACCGCGCTGATCCTGGGGGAAAGCGGAACGGGCAAGGAACTGGTGGCGCGCGGCATTCACGCGCTGTCGCCGCGGCGGCACCGGCCGTTCATCGCCGTCAACGTGGCCGCGTTGCCGGACACGCTTCTGGAAAGCGAGCTGTTCGGCCACGAAAAGGGCTCGTTCACCGGCGCCACGGACCGCCGCAAGGGCTTTTTTGAGCTGGCCAACGGCGGCACCATCTTTCTGGACGAACTGGGCGAAATGCCTGCCGGCACGCAGACCAAGCTGCTGCGCGTGCTGGAGGAGCGGGAGTTTCGCCGGGTGGGCGGCGAGGAAAGCATCCGCGTGGACGTGCGCGTGGTTGCCGCCACCAACCGCGACCTGCGCGACCAAGTGCAGCTGGGCCACTTCCGGCGCGATCTGTATCACCGCCTGAACGTGCTGCGGATCGATCTGCCGCCCCTGCGCGCGCGGCGCGAGGACATTCAGCGGCTCATTGACCGGTTCATTCAGCAGTTCAGCGCGGAGCACGACCGTTCGTTCGTGGGGATCGATCCACAGGCGCTGCAGATTCTGATCGACTACGACTGGCCGGGAAACGTGCGCGAGCTGCGCAACCTGGTGGAAAGCATGGTGGTGCTGGCGCCCGGCCGCGTCATTCGCCCGGAAGACATTCCGGCGGACGTGCGCTACCGCCGCCGCGACTCGCTCCTTCCGGTTCCCGTCACCCCGCAGCCGCAGGTGAGCAGCGGCGCGGCCCAGCTGAACAGCGGCGCGTCGCAGCTGAACGGCGGAGGCAGCTTTCTTCCCGCGGCGCCGTCGCCGGAGATGGAGTTCATCCTGCGGACGCTGTTTGATCTGCGGGTGGACATGGAGGACCTGCGGCGGGAGTTCGAGGTGTACCGTTCCCGCCAGCACGAGGGCGGATCGATCCCTTCCGGCCCGCTGCCGTTCGGCGGCTACCAGCCCATTCCCATCGGCCTTCCCGTCGCGGTGGAAACCGTGCCGCACGAGCCCGAGCCGCCCCCGCGCGAGGAGGGCACGATCGTTTTCCGTCCGGGGATGACCATCACGCAGATGGAGCGCGAGGCGATTACGGCGGCGCTGCTGCACAGCCGCGGCAACCGGCGGCGCGCGGCGGAAATGCTGGGGATGGGGGAGCGGACGCTGTACCGGAAGTTGAAGGAGTACGGGATCGAGGAGTAG
- a CDS encoding THUMP domain-containing class I SAM-dependent RNA methyltransferase, protein MLDLFAITAPGLEPLAAAELRALGIEGVVEPGGVAWTGPAEQMHEANLRLRTASRVVVRAARFRARTFFELERHARKVPWARWIAPGGQVRLRVTSRKSKLYHEGAIAQRLLDAIARAVGQVEGGTVADDEADVAADAQLFIVRFVRDWCVISADSSGALLHLRGYRQALAKAPLRETLAAAMLLGSRWDTRTPLIDPMCGSGTIAIEAALMARGIVPGLAMASREPRAYAFSAWPDFDAAAWSAAVDRARGEILPSAPAPILGSDRDAGGIQASIANAERAGVGVDIGFSVRSLSAIEPPAEAGIILCNPPYGVRVGEREPLRNLYAVMGRTLVERAPGYTLGLLSADKQLEGHVGLPFREVFRTSNGGIPVHLVLATAD, encoded by the coding sequence ATGTTGGATCTTTTCGCCATCACCGCCCCCGGCCTGGAGCCGCTCGCCGCAGCCGAACTGCGGGCCCTGGGCATCGAGGGCGTGGTGGAGCCGGGCGGCGTGGCGTGGACCGGCCCCGCCGAGCAGATGCACGAGGCCAACCTGCGCCTGCGCACCGCCAGCCGCGTGGTGGTGCGCGCGGCCCGCTTCCGCGCGCGCACCTTCTTTGAGCTGGAGCGCCACGCCCGCAAGGTGCCCTGGGCCCGCTGGATCGCGCCCGGCGGGCAGGTGCGGCTGCGCGTCACCAGCCGCAAGTCCAAGCTGTACCATGAGGGCGCCATCGCGCAGCGGCTGCTGGACGCCATCGCCCGCGCGGTGGGGCAGGTGGAGGGGGGAACGGTGGCGGATGACGAGGCCGACGTCGCCGCGGACGCGCAGCTCTTCATCGTCCGTTTCGTGCGCGACTGGTGCGTGATCAGCGCGGACAGCTCGGGCGCGTTGCTGCACCTGCGCGGCTACCGGCAGGCGCTCGCCAAGGCGCCCCTGCGCGAAACGCTCGCCGCCGCCATGCTCCTGGGCAGCAGGTGGGATACGCGCACGCCACTCATCGATCCCATGTGCGGCTCGGGCACCATCGCCATCGAGGCGGCGCTGATGGCGCGCGGCATCGTTCCGGGGCTGGCGATGGCGTCTCGGGAGCCGCGAGCCTACGCCTTTTCCGCCTGGCCGGACTTTGACGCGGCCGCCTGGTCCGCCGCGGTGGACCGCGCGCGCGGCGAGATCCTGCCGTCTGCCCCGGCGCCCATCCTCGGCTCGGACCGCGACGCGGGCGGCATCCAAGCCTCCATCGCCAACGCGGAGCGCGCGGGCGTGGGTGTGGACATCGGCTTCAGCGTGCGCTCGCTGTCGGCAATCGAGCCGCCCGCTGAGGCGGGAATCATCCTCTGCAACCCGCCGTACGGCGTGCGCGTGGGCGAGCGCGAGCCGCTGCGGAACCTGTATGCCGTCATGGGGCGCACGCTGGTGGAGCGCGCGCCGGGCTACACCCTGGGCCTGCTTTCCGCCGACAAGCAGCTGGAGGGGCACGTGGGGCTGCCCTTTCGCGAAGTGTTCCGCACCAGCAACGGCGGCATCCCCGTCCACCTCGTCCTCGCGACGGCGGACTGA
- a CDS encoding M15 family metallopeptidase, protein MTSEWMMGAAAAIAFSACAPAVGTTAPAAAPPVTAPVGVPAVADRDGECALPAGTVLVDVRQADATIRSDVRYATANNFTGAVLPGYERPVALLRAEAAQALGRVQRRLRTDGVGLKVFDGYRPIRATQAMVNWAQRTGNQWVLDQGYVAGISGHNRAGTVDLTLVDLRTGGEVDMGTAYDTFSAAAHTANAAGTIAANRQRLVRAMAAEGFRNYDKEWWHFTLPGDFPPLDAPLRCFGG, encoded by the coding sequence ATGACTTCTGAGTGGATGATGGGCGCGGCGGCCGCCATCGCCTTTTCCGCCTGCGCGCCCGCCGTGGGGACGACCGCGCCCGCCGCCGCTCCGCCCGTGACGGCGCCGGTCGGCGTGCCGGCGGTGGCGGATCGGGATGGGGAGTGCGCGCTTCCGGCGGGAACCGTGCTGGTGGACGTCCGCCAGGCGGATGCGACCATCCGCTCGGACGTGCGCTACGCGACGGCAAACAACTTCACCGGCGCCGTGCTTCCCGGCTACGAGCGGCCCGTCGCCCTGCTGCGCGCGGAGGCGGCGCAGGCGCTGGGGCGCGTGCAGCGGCGGCTGCGCACGGACGGCGTGGGGCTCAAGGTGTTCGACGGATACCGGCCCATCCGTGCCACCCAGGCGATGGTGAACTGGGCGCAGCGCACCGGCAACCAGTGGGTGCTGGACCAGGGCTACGTCGCCGGGATCAGCGGCCACAACCGCGCGGGCACGGTGGACCTGACGCTGGTAGACCTGCGCACTGGCGGCGAGGTGGACATGGGGACAGCGTACGACACCTTTTCCGCCGCGGCCCACACCGCCAACGCGGCCGGAACCATCGCCGCGAACCGGCAGCGGCTCGTCCGCGCGATGGCGGCTGAGGGATTCCGCAACTACGACAAGGAGTGGTGGCACTTCACCCTTCCCGGCGACTTCCCCCCGCTGGACGCCCCGCTCCGCTGCTTCGGCGGATGA
- a CDS encoding YncE family protein, which translates to MRRPAPARARAAALVLALLAAAACREPDTVEGVRTIALPDSMPDGATLAVDSARRAWVGRPGRLTAYDTAGRPVAEIVLGGRDIPRVLAVGNGRVMMAVGRTVARADARGGKAVRGWSASGTRVVALDPRGAWAFAANRQGGVVGLDAATLRPAWGWPEAGGEAVGMAVSPLGDRVYVSVAAAGEAPAAVRVHDAASGRILFATDQPVPLRGLTAAEDGSLFGVADGRVVRLRHERDGLPRLWAQAPRVAGDSDEVRLRVNPAGTRVAVFGRGRGARMVVLDAATGEVVDRMQEAPLDAAYGVEGRLYLLDRRGLKVLP; encoded by the coding sequence ATGCGGCGCCCGGCCCCCGCAAGGGCCCGGGCCGCCGCCCTGGTGCTGGCCCTGCTGGCCGCGGCGGCCTGCCGCGAGCCGGACACGGTGGAGGGCGTGCGCACCATCGCCCTCCCCGACAGCATGCCGGACGGCGCCACGCTGGCCGTGGACTCCGCCCGCCGTGCCTGGGTGGGCCGTCCCGGCCGCCTGACCGCCTACGACACCGCCGGCCGCCCCGTCGCCGAAATCGTCCTCGGCGGCCGCGACATTCCCCGCGTCCTCGCCGTGGGCAACGGCCGGGTGATGATGGCCGTGGGCCGCACCGTGGCCCGCGCGGACGCGCGCGGCGGCAAGGCGGTGCGCGGCTGGTCGGCGTCCGGCACCCGCGTGGTGGCGCTGGACCCGCGCGGCGCCTGGGCATTCGCCGCCAACCGGCAGGGCGGCGTGGTGGGTCTGGACGCCGCCACCCTGCGCCCCGCGTGGGGATGGCCGGAAGCGGGCGGCGAAGCCGTGGGGATGGCCGTGTCGCCGCTGGGCGACCGCGTGTACGTGTCCGTGGCCGCCGCCGGCGAGGCCCCCGCCGCCGTGCGCGTGCACGACGCGGCCAGCGGGCGCATTCTGTTCGCCACCGACCAGCCCGTTCCCCTGCGCGGCCTGACCGCGGCGGAAGACGGCTCGCTCTTCGGGGTGGCGGACGGGCGCGTGGTGCGGCTGCGCCATGAACGCGACGGGCTTCCGCGGCTGTGGGCCCAGGCGCCGCGCGTGGCGGGGGACAGCGACGAGGTGCGGCTGCGGGTGAACCCCGCGGGAACGCGGGTGGCGGTGTTCGGGCGCGGGCGGGGCGCGCGGATGGTGGTGCTGGACGCCGCCACCGGCGAGGTGGTGGACCGGATGCAGGAGGCGCCCCTGGACGCCGCGTACGGCGTGGAGGGGCGCCTCTACCTGCTGGACCGGCGCGGGCTCAAGGTTCTGCCCTGA
- a CDS encoding DsbA family oxidoreductase → MAAVPLVVFSDFACPFSYVTDAQVRRMERDGEVQVTRLAYELHPAPAPLPAVDSGWMEALRPLAAELDLPLAAPAVPVRTRKAHEAALFAEHKGVGPQMREAIFRAYFAEGRDIGRIDVLVDLAVALGLDLTETKVVLDVDSASGRIDAEREAAVNAGVTGTPTLVAGTGDEARWIVGARPFGELRAEILGS, encoded by the coding sequence ATGGCCGCTGTGCCGCTGGTGGTGTTTTCTGACTTTGCGTGTCCGTTTTCGTACGTGACGGACGCGCAGGTGCGGCGCATGGAGCGGGACGGCGAGGTGCAGGTCACGCGGCTTGCGTACGAGTTGCACCCCGCGCCTGCGCCGCTTCCGGCCGTGGACTCCGGGTGGATGGAGGCGCTGCGGCCGCTGGCGGCGGAACTGGATCTGCCGCTGGCCGCGCCGGCCGTCCCGGTCCGCACGCGCAAGGCGCACGAGGCCGCGCTGTTCGCCGAGCACAAGGGCGTGGGGCCGCAGATGCGCGAGGCCATCTTTCGCGCGTACTTCGCGGAAGGGCGAGACATCGGCCGCATCGACGTGCTGGTGGACCTGGCGGTGGCGCTGGGGCTGGACCTGACGGAAACCAAGGTGGTGCTGGACGTGGACTCCGCATCCGGCCGCATCGACGCCGAGCGGGAGGCCGCGGTGAACGCCGGGGTGACGGGCACGCCCACGCTGGTGGCGGGAACCGGGGATGAGGCGCGGTGGATCGTGGGCGCGCGGCCGTTCGGGGAACTGCGGGCGGAGATCCTGGGATCGTGA